Proteins from one Deltaproteobacteria bacterium genomic window:
- a CDS encoding DUF4160 domain-containing protein has product MPTVLRQGPYRFFFYSSDGQEPPHVHVERDNHVAKFWLEPIRLQEAGGFRRAEISRIIGMVEECRRELVEAWDEYFIS; this is encoded by the coding sequence ATGCCCACTGTACTGAGGCAGGGACCGTACCGGTTTTTCTTCTACTCCAGCGACGGCCAAGAGCCCCCTCATGTGCATGTAGAGCGAGACAACCACGTTGCGAAATTCTGGCTCGAACCCATCCGGCTTCAGGAAGCTGGTGGATTCCGTCGGGCCGAAATTTCGCGTATTATCGGGATGGTCGAAGAATGTCGAAGGGAACTCGTAGAGGCTTGGGATGAGTATTTCATCAGTTGA
- a CDS encoding PIN domain-containing protein, translating into MERFPLLPVDLATARVHAQVWAELARAGKLIGPNDLWIAATALARGLAVATANVREFDRVPGLVVEVWT; encoded by the coding sequence CTGGAGCGTTTTCCCTTGTTGCCCGTAGACTTGGCCACCGCCCGCGTTCACGCGCAGGTCTGGGCGGAGCTTGCCCGAGCCGGCAAACTGATCGGCCCGAACGACCTCTGGATTGCGGCCACGGCTCTTGCTCGGGGCCTGGCTGTCGCCACGGCCAACGTCCGCGAGTTCGACCGTGTTCCCGGCCTTGTCGTCGAGGTGTGGACCTGA
- a CDS encoding DUF2442 domain-containing protein, with the protein MPNAIGVEASGNTLYVRLSDGRTVVIPVDRYPRLAYATKRERANWSLIGEGQGIHWEDIDEDISVEGLLAGKRSGESMRSVVKWLMARRQPKFQPWKGKGYGKPNDLGLPTNLLILGESHYGDTENWERWHGQPTKGVVGEYCKEGGYLFFTKILHTVLGQETSTDRSRFFDSIAFYNYVQRSVGAAPDIPPTKEMWEEAAAPFRATLECLRPTHIVACGMRLWDNMPYDEDFWASPPEALIDCLGSEKFPTNWPPKSLLGRYRYSEGESVILAIHHPSWKGYQPHAWHPVVKRFLSYDGSRNT; encoded by the coding sequence GTGCCGAACGCCATCGGCGTAGAGGCGTCCGGTAACACGCTGTACGTCAGGTTGAGCGATGGCAGGACTGTCGTCATTCCCGTGGACCGTTACCCGAGGCTTGCATATGCGACGAAGCGAGAGAGGGCCAATTGGAGCCTCATCGGCGAAGGTCAAGGAATTCACTGGGAAGACATCGACGAAGACATAAGCGTAGAGGGTCTGCTCGCAGGGAAACGGTCTGGCGAGAGCATGCGTTCTGTTGTGAAGTGGCTGATGGCCAGACGTCAACCGAAGTTCCAGCCCTGGAAGGGAAAAGGCTACGGTAAGCCGAACGACCTCGGCTTGCCAACCAACCTCCTGATTCTAGGAGAATCCCACTATGGGGATACAGAAAACTGGGAGCGCTGGCACGGCCAACCCACCAAAGGCGTCGTTGGTGAATATTGTAAGGAAGGCGGCTATCTTTTCTTCACGAAAATCCTGCACACGGTTCTGGGACAGGAGACTTCCACAGACAGGAGCCGGTTCTTCGATTCCATTGCGTTCTACAACTATGTTCAGCGGAGCGTTGGCGCTGCCCCTGACATCCCACCGACCAAAGAGATGTGGGAAGAGGCGGCCGCTCCGTTCCGCGCGACTTTGGAATGTCTGCGTCCAACGCACATCGTGGCATGCGGCATGCGGCTCTGGGACAATATGCCTTACGACGAGGACTTCTGGGCGTCGCCGCCGGAAGCGTTGATTGACTGCTTGGGTTCTGAAAAATTTCCGACGAATTGGCCGCCGAAGAGCCTCCTCGGCCGCTATCGCTACTCCGAGGGCGAAAGCGTCATTCTGGCCATCCACCATCCTTCGTGGAAGGGGTACCAACCCCACGCATGGCATCCGGTGGTAAAGCGATTCCTGAGTTACGACGGTTCCCGGAACACTTAG